A genomic stretch from Ictalurus punctatus breed USDA103 chromosome 2, Coco_2.0, whole genome shotgun sequence includes:
- the tmem205 gene encoding transmembrane protein 205 isoform X2, with product MATEGDPAGMVKVLHLLLMAFSWGMQLWVSFIAGYVLLSKVTRHTFGLVQSKLFPMYFYCLLGSNTVSLAIYAVYHPRELLNWHETIQMALFFVAVIVAGLNAQWFTPAVIEHLLVMMEIEQEHGLGGEIGFSTNRERYIKLREQDPKYKAHRNSFNRFHGISTLSNLIGFACTTINLIYLALHLASI from the exons ATGGCTACTGAGGGAGACCCAGCAGGCATGGTGAAGGTGCTTCACCTGTTGCTCATGGCGTTCTCATGGGGCATGCAGTTGTGGGTGTCGTTCATTGCAG GGTATGTTTTGTTGTCCAAGGTCACTCGGCACACGTTTGGCTTAGTTCAGAGCAAACTCTTCCCCATGTATTTCTATTGCCTGCTGGGCAGTAACACAGTCAGCCTGGCCATATACGCTGTGTACCATCCCAGAGAGCTGTTGAACTGGCATGAGACTATACAG ATGGCTCTGTTCTTCGTGGCCGTGATCGTGGCAGGGCTGAACGCGCAGTGGTTCACTCCAGCTGTCATTGAGCACTTGCTGGTGATGATGGAGATTGAGCAGGAGCATGGCCTTGGTGGAGAGATTGGCTTTTCCACCAATAGGGAGCGCTACATCAAACTCCGTGAGCAGGATCCAAAATACAAGGCCCACAGGAACAGCTTTAACCGCTTCCACGGCATATCCACCCTGAGCAACCTCATTGGCTTCGCCTGCACCACCATCAATCTCATCTACCTGGCACTTCATTTGGCTTCGATATAA
- the elof1 gene encoding transcription elongation factor 1 homolog, which produces MALYNTVIVCTCLQKKFSGRFSCVYSRCTCSLYIQNRVIRYQMGRRKSKRKPPPKKKMTGNLDTQFTCPFCNHEKSCDVKMERSRNTGIISCTVCLEEFQTPITYLSEPVDVYSDWIDACEAANQ; this is translated from the exons ATGGCGCTCTACAACACTGTAATTGTCTGCACATGCTTACAGAAGAAGTTCTCCGGACGTTTCTCTTGTGTTTATTCGCGGTGTACGTGCTCTTTGTACATTCAAAACCG AGTAATCCGGTATCAAATGGGTCGCAGAAAGTCGAAGCGAAAGCCTCCTCCAAAGAAGAAAATGACTGGAAATTTGGACACGCAGTTTACCTGCCCCTTCTGTAACCACGAGAAATCCTGCGATGTTAAAAT ggaACGAAGTCGAAACACGGGAATAATATCTTGCACTGTGTGCTTGGAGGAGTTCCAGACTCCTATTACCT ATCTCTCAGAGCCCGTGGACGTCTACAGTGATTGGATCGATGCCTGCGAAGCAGCCAATCAGTAG
- the tmem205 gene encoding transmembrane protein 205 isoform X1, translating into MALYGLKLCEATHHEVGPFETMNTKFRMATEGDPAGMVKVLHLLLMAFSWGMQLWVSFIAGYVLLSKVTRHTFGLVQSKLFPMYFYCLLGSNTVSLAIYAVYHPRELLNWHETIQMALFFVAVIVAGLNAQWFTPAVIEHLLVMMEIEQEHGLGGEIGFSTNRERYIKLREQDPKYKAHRNSFNRFHGISTLSNLIGFACTTINLIYLALHLASI; encoded by the exons ATGGCATTGTATGGCTTAAAATTGTGCGAAGCCACACACCATGAAGTTGGTCCATTTGAAACAATGAATACG AAGTTTAGAATGGCTACTGAGGGAGACCCAGCAGGCATGGTGAAGGTGCTTCACCTGTTGCTCATGGCGTTCTCATGGGGCATGCAGTTGTGGGTGTCGTTCATTGCAG GGTATGTTTTGTTGTCCAAGGTCACTCGGCACACGTTTGGCTTAGTTCAGAGCAAACTCTTCCCCATGTATTTCTATTGCCTGCTGGGCAGTAACACAGTCAGCCTGGCCATATACGCTGTGTACCATCCCAGAGAGCTGTTGAACTGGCATGAGACTATACAG ATGGCTCTGTTCTTCGTGGCCGTGATCGTGGCAGGGCTGAACGCGCAGTGGTTCACTCCAGCTGTCATTGAGCACTTGCTGGTGATGATGGAGATTGAGCAGGAGCATGGCCTTGGTGGAGAGATTGGCTTTTCCACCAATAGGGAGCGCTACATCAAACTCCGTGAGCAGGATCCAAAATACAAGGCCCACAGGAACAGCTTTAACCGCTTCCACGGCATATCCACCCTGAGCAACCTCATTGGCTTCGCCTGCACCACCATCAATCTCATCTACCTGGCACTTCATTTGGCTTCGATATAA